In Pseudorasbora parva isolate DD20220531a chromosome 9, ASM2467924v1, whole genome shotgun sequence, the following proteins share a genomic window:
- the zgc:92744 gene encoding stress-associated endoplasmic reticulum protein 1, translated as MVAKQRIRMANEKHSKNITQRGNVKSTRNVSDDKVSVGPWLLALFIFVVCGSAIFQIIQSIRMGM; from the exons ATGGTCGCCAAACAGAGGATTCGTATGGCCAACGAGAAACACAGCAAAAACATCACCCAGAGAGGCAACGTCAAATCGACG AGAAACGTGAGTGATGATAAAGTTTCGGTTGGACCGTGGCTCTTGGCACTCTTCATCTTCGTTGTTTGCGGCTCAG CAATATTCCAGATCATTCAAAGCATCCGAATGGGCATGTGA